Proteins from a genomic interval of Trichoderma breve strain T069 chromosome 2, whole genome shotgun sequence:
- a CDS encoding e1-E2 ATPase domain-containing protein: MGFASPIPLRQREAVPRTADASLGPALASGLSPMDEITPADSVTRRHVDAGKQATELVAELNAEEPLPANNFAFTPSQLHKLLKQRSLAALDIFGGLRGLVLGLRTDIAAGLSADEANLDGTITFDEAVSAARQDRVPVLSPVEVPLARPNLTFQIGGPDHQFIDRRRIFGANRLPRRRQKSFFKLMWIAFNDKLMILLTISASISLAIGLYQSLTADEDTSNIEWVDGVTVVAAIIVIVLASAATDWQKNHRFEKLNERQQQRDVTVLRSGRIQQISIYDVLVGDILHIEAGEVVAADGVLIQGSSLYIDESSITGETQLVRKMAPADCNRSRAVADPFIFSGTTVCRGVGRFLVLSIGENSAYGRTLMSLREDIEETPLQAKLGRLGKQLIMFGATAGAIYFLILFIRYLVRLPHHRHARPTQKAEAFLRIVMLAVTIVVITVPEGLALNVTIALAFATTRMLKDHNLVRLIRSCEIMGNATSICSDKTGTLTQNKMAVVAGRVGLESGFEDYELPVTGSSSSPASSSLIKDSISLNSTAFERDDSASADFVGSSTETALLKFGRDHLGMGKLREERANNPIVAMLPFDSARKWMAVLVKLPNGKYRLLVKGAAEIVFEYCAFIVADPTFQFTTARLEESDRESFRKTINDYAVNLLRPVAISFRDFDEHEVFEHPDDDPASVNLEWLASGMVFIGFFGIRDPLRPEVVDSVRKCQDAGVFVRMVTGDNFLTAKAVATECGIYTPGGVAMDGQTFRKLTPSQRDAIIPRLQVLARSSPEDKLLLVTRLREMKETVAVTGDGTNDALALKAADVGFAMGMQGTEVAKEAASIILLDDNFASIVKALSWGRTVNDAVKKFIQFQFTINVTAGITTIISELVGDSIFTVVQLLWINLIMDIFASLAFATDHPSPDFLMRKPEPRNAPIVTITMWKMIVGQSIYQLLVVFLVHYVGWDIFNPGTKHEIDKLQTLVFNIYVWMQFFNQHNCRRVDNKLDIWYQGILKNPWFIGVQLLTILGQFLIIFKGGEAFDTKPLTGAQWGWSILFGSLTIPLGALIRQVPDELVAEVFLGLKKLFLFITTPFRSGWARISRKRKAQLGDNSQEELGVVENSTVPASSPVASSSFGGADQITSDVKTHPANSNSIAQSSAMGSMGSISEKIELDLQALINAAKIGQLADKEMFEIHPRTLKNDPITTPRSNTEIPPSQDPYILRYFVRIRRHNIREATSQPVRRPTVPSRATWVEPRRPDPARTRQQQNRRDWFSIEGLLRSKRR; the protein is encoded by the exons aTGGGATTCGCATCTCCAATTCCGCTGCGACAAAGAGAAGCCGTGCCTCGAACTGCAGATGCTTCTCTAGGACCGGCCCTGGCATCTGGGCTCTCCCCCATGGACGAAATCACGCCCGCCGATTCGGTTACGCGCCGCCATGTGGACGCTGGCAAGCAGGCGACGGAGCTGGTGGCGGAGCTCAACGCCGAAGAGCCACTGCCGGCAAACAACTTTGCATTCACGCCGTCTCAGTTGCACAAGCTTTTAAAGCAAAGGAGTCTTGCGGCTCTCGACATCTTTGGAGGGCTCCGCGGCCTTGTGCTGGGCCTCCGTACCGATATCGCTGCGGGCCTGAGTGCTGATGAGGCCAATCTCGATGGCACAATCACCTTTGACGAGGCCGTTTCGGCTGCTCGCCAGGATCGCGTGCCCGTCCTCTCGCCTGTCGAGGTGCCTCTTGCTCGTCCAAATTTGACCTTTCAGATAGGCGGACCGGATCACCAGTTCATCGACCGGAGACGCATCTTCGGCGCCAACCGGCTGCCCCGACGCCGACAGAAATCTTTCTTCAAGCTCATGTGGATTGCCTTCAACGACAAGCTCATGATTCTGCTTACAATTTCCGCCTCTATATCTCTAGCAATCGGACTGTATCAGTCACTCACGGCTGACGAGGACACATCCAATATCGAATGGGTTGACGGAGTAACGGTCGTGGCTGCTAttatcgtcatcgtcctgGCAAGCGCCGCAACCGACTGGCAAAAGAACCACCGATTCGAGAAGCTTAACGAGCGACAGCAGCAACGTGATGTGACAGTCCTTCGATCCGGCAGGATACAACAAATCTCGATATACGATGTCCTGGTGGGAGATATCCTGCACATTGAGGCTGGCGAAGTTGTGGCAGCCGACGGTGTGCTGATTCAGGGCTCCAGCTTATACATCGATGAGTCGTCCATCACAGGAGAGACTCAGCTAGTCCGCAAAATGGCCCCGGCGGATTGCAACCGTTCTCGAGCCGTGGCTGATCCCTTCATCTTTAGTGGCACTACTGTTTGTCGTGGTGTCGGCCGCTTTCTTGTCCTTTCTATAGGCGAAAACTCGGCCTACGGGAGGACGCTCATGTCTTTGCGAGAGGATATCGAGGAGACGCCTCTTCAGGCCAAACTTGGAAGACTGGGCAAGCAACTCATCATGTTTGGTGCCACCGCAGGTGCCATTTACTTTTTgatcctcttcatccgaTATCTGGTCCGATTGCCGCACCACAGACACGCTCGCCCAACCCAGAAAGCCGAAGCCTTTCTTCGTATCGTCATGCTTGCCGTTACTATAGTCGTAATCACCGTCCCCGAAGGCCTGGCATTGAACGTCACTATCGCTCTTGCGTTTGCAACCACGAGGATGCTCAAGGACCACAATCTCGTTCGTCTTATTCGGTCCTGTGAGATTATGGGCAATGCCACGTCCATCTGCTCGGACAAGACGGGAACTCTGACGCAAAACAAAATGGCCGTTGTTGCTGGCCGTGTTGGGCTCGAAAGCGGTTTCGAGGATTACGAATTGCCTGTCACAGGCTCCAGCTCAAGTCCTGCCTCATCG AGCTTGATCAAGGACAGCATATCCCTCAACTCCACCGCGTTCGAGAGAGACGACTCCGCAAGCGCCGACTTTGTGGGATCTAGTACCGAGACAGCCCTGCTCAAATTTGGCCGAGATCACCTAGGTATGGGTAAACTTAGGGAAGAACGTGCCAACAACCCCATCGTCGCCATGCTCCCATTTGATTCAGCACGAAAGTGGATGGCTGTTTTAGTAAAGCTTCCCAACGGCAAATACCGACTCCTGGTCAAAGGAGCTGCTGAAATCGTGTTTGAGTATTGTGCTTTCATAGTGGCAGACCCAACCTTTCAATTCACCACCGCTAGGCTCGAGGAATCGGATAGGGAGAGCTTCCGCAAAACGATCAACGACTATGCTgtcaatcttcttcgcccAGTTGCTATAAGCTTCCGAGACTTTGATGAGCACGAAGTATTTGAGCACCCAGACGATGACCCTGCCTCTGTTAATCTGGAATGGTTGGCATCGGGCATGGTATTCATCGGCTTCTTTGGGATCCGTGATCCACTACGACCAGAAGTGGTCGATTCCGTACGCAAGTGTCAAGATGCCGGCGTCTTTGTGCGCATGGTTACTGGTGACAACTTCCTTAcggccaaggctgttgctACGGAATGTGGCATATATACCCCTGGCGGCGTTGCCATGGACGGGCAAACGTTCAGAAAGCTTACGCCATCGCAACGTGATGCCATCATCCCACGCTTGCAGGTATTGGCGAGATCTAGTCCTGAAGACAAACTGTTACTCGTCACACggttgagagagatgaaagagacgGTGGCAGTTACTGGTGACGGAACAAACGATGCGCTTGCTCTGAAAGCAGCAGATGTTGGCTTTGCCATGGGAATGCAGGGCACCGAAGTTGCtaaagaagctgcttctaTCATTTTGCTTGACGACAACTTTGCATCCATTGTAAAGGCCTTGAGTTGGGGTCGGACAGTGAatgatgctgtcaagaaATTCATTCAG TTCCAATTTACCATCAACGTTACGGCAGGCATCACAACAATCATCTCGGAACTTGTGGGTGATTCTATTTTCACTGTCGTGCAACTGCTCTGGATCAACCTCATCATGGACATTTTCGCATCTCTCGCATTTGCGACCGATCATCCTTCGCCAGATTTCTTGATGCGGAAACCTGAGCCTCGCAATGCACCCATTGTGACCATTACCATGTGGAAGATGATTGTCGGCCAGTCCATTTACCAGCTTTTGGTCGTCTTTTTGGTACATTATGTCGGCTGGGATATCTTCAATCCCGGAACCAAGCATGAAATTGACAAGTTGCAAACGCTAGTGTTCAACATTTACGTCTGGATGCAGTTTTTCAATCAGCACAACTGTCGAAGAGTGGATAATAAACTAGATATTTGGTACCAAGGAATTCTCAAGAATCCTTGGTTCATTGGAGTACAGCTTCTGACGATTCTTGGTCAgttcctcatcatcttcaagggAGGCGAAGCTTTCGACACGAAGCCGTTGACGGGAGCCCAGTGGGGATGGAGTATCTTGTTTGGCAGCTTGACCATTCCGCTCGGTGCTCTGATCCGCCAAGTACCTGATGAACTGGTAGCAGAGGTTTTCCTCggcttgaagaagctcttccttttcatcaCAACTCCCTTTCGAAGTGGCTGGGCCAGGATTTCACGGAAAAGGAAGGCCCAGCTGGGAGATAATTCTCAGGAAGAGCTTGGAGTTGTTGAGAACTCGACTGTTCCCGCCAGTTCACCAGTTGCAAGCTCATCATTTGGCGGAGCAGACCAAATCACTTCAGATGTTAAAACACACCCTGCGAACAGCAATAGCATAGCTCAAAGCTCCGCAATGGGTTCCATGGGCTCTATATCTGAAAAGATCGAGCTCGATCTGCAAGCGTTGATCAATGCCGCCAAGATAGGCCAGCTCGCCGACAAGGAGATGTTCGAGATTCATCCTCGCACGCTGAAAAACGATCCGATCACAACACCGCGCTCAAATACGGAAATACCGCCTAGCCAGGACCCGTACATTCTGCGGTACTTTGTTAGAATTAGGAGACACAACATTCGCGAGGCGACTAGCCAGCCGGTTCGCAGGCCCACGGTCCCATCTCGGGCTACCTGGGTTGAGCCACGACGACCAGACCCTGCTCgaacaaggcagcagcaaaatcGACGAGATTGGTTTTCTATCGAAGGATTGCTGAGGTCCAAGAGGCGATAG
- a CDS encoding purine nucleoside permease (NUP) domain-containing protein, whose amino-acid sequence MLLAAVVVHAQFTGVISPKVMIISMFEPEGQIWLDKFSYSGLGNLTSQAIATPGLSMLYPLVFCTQSGSVCQLTVGEGEINSAVSMTALVLSRSFNLTQTYFLLAGIAGVNPRHATIGSVAFARYAVQVALQYEIDSRSLPEDWPTGYIPYGRAHPFEYPCITYGTEVFELNANLRDAAHAFAQRAQLQDAQETRNYRLLYSEMGPPYHTAVMPPSVVKCDSATSDVYYTGGRLAQAFENTTSLWTNGTGLYCMSAQEDNATLEVLVRAAIEGLVDFSRVIAMRTGSNFDRPPPSRTDWEHLTHTNQNGFHIAIANLYAAGIQVVRGILADWDCTFARGVAPTNYIGDIFGSLGGHPDFGFGSITGGRKLRAAESRGGRRRDNRNVVSLAGVEMARRRTFGAKGAMKM is encoded by the exons ATGCTTCTCGCAGCGGTGGTTGTACATGCTCAATTTACAGGAGTCATCTCTCCAAAAGTGATGATCATATCCATG TTTGAACCCGAAGGTCAAATATGGCTCGACAAGTTCTCTTATTCCGGTTTGGGAAACCTCACCTCGCAAGCCATAGCCACACCCGGCCTCTCCATGCTCTACCCTCTCGTCTTCTGCACGCAATCAGGCAGTGTCTGCCAGCTTACCGTCGGCGAAGGGGAAATCAACTCGGCCGTGTCCATGACAGCCCTCGTACTATCCAGAAGCTTCAACCTCACTCAGACGTACTTCCTCCTAGCAGGTATTGCCGGCGTGAATCCACGACATGCAACCATTGGCAGCGTGGCCTTTGCTCGGTATGCCGTCCAAGTCGCTCTCCAATACGAAATCGACTCTCGGTCTCTGCCCGAGGACTGGCCTACCGGCTACATCCCGTACGGCCGTGCCCACCCCTTTGAGTACCCCTGCATCACATACGGCACTGAAGTCTTCGAGCTCAACGCCAACCTGCGTGACGCCGCCCACGCTTTTGCTCAGCGAGCCCAACTGCAAGACGCCCAAGAGACACGCAACTATCGCCTCTTGTACTCGGAGATGGGCCCGCCATACCATACGGCTGTGATGCCGCCCAGCGTCGTCAAGTGCGATAGCGCCACGAGCGATGTCTATTATACGGGTGGCAGACTTGCACAAGCGTTTGAGAATACGACGTCTCTGTGGACCAATGGCACGGGCTTATATTGCATGAGTGCACAGGAAGACAATGCGACGCTCGAGGTGCTGGTGAGGGCAGCGATTGAAGGGTTGGTCGACTTTAGCCGTGTCATTGCCATGCGAACAG GCTCCAACTTCGACcgccctcccccctcccgtACCGACTGGGAGCACCTCACGCACACGAACCAAAACGGCTTCCACATTGCCATCGCCAACCTCTACGCCGCCGGCATCCAAGTCGTCCGCGGCATCCTCGCCGACTGGGACTGCACCTTTGCGCGCGGCGTGGCCCCGACCAACTACATCGGCGACATCTTTGGCAGCCTGGGTGGCCATCCcgactttggctttgggAGCATCACAGGTGGGAGGAAGCTTAGGGCTGCTGAGAGTCGGGGAGGACGACGTCGTGATAATCGGAATGTAGTGTCTCTGGCTGGCGTtgagatggcgaggaggaggacgttTGGGGCTAAGggggcgatgaagatgtaG